A genomic segment from Bradyrhizobium sp. CB1015 encodes:
- a CDS encoding glycosyltransferase family 39 protein, with the protein MTSITTSAIDTPSRRSIERTCDDLAMLVLAAVAVIAGLTFRDYGLGWDDYTHAEYADLLLRMFGSGFKDNAALSFANLYMYGGGFDMVAALLHKVIPLELFETRRLVGAIVGVIGLAVTWRLGRRIGGPLAGLAALLLLALCPIFYGHMFMNPKDAPFAVAMIILMLGLVRLAEEYPQPSPRTILIVGLGAGLSLGCRVLGGLALVYATLGFMPLLLEELRTEGLRESVRRFAHVVYVLLPGLVLGYLVMGLIWPWSIMEPGNPFEALTYFSHFFEKPWKEMFDGAIVSVPDMPWSYLPTLFALQLPEVMLVLMGGAIVSTFAMLPRREVPARRKTILLMLTLAATLPLAIAMVKRPALYNGIRHFVFVIPPMAVLGGVAFAWTMERLRANHRTWQPVVLATFCFGLALSLAEMIRLHPYQYTHFNHIAGTVRGADDRFMLDYWGLALKQASDGLREQLVERQEVPPSNRKWKVAVCGPQRPAQVALGPDFTIGWDSNAADFAMTLGEFYCKGLTAPVMVEIKRDDVVFARVYDIRGRGISSLLSIPAP; encoded by the coding sequence ATGACATCCATCACGACTTCGGCGATCGACACGCCTTCACGGCGCTCGATCGAACGGACTTGCGACGATCTCGCCATGCTGGTGCTGGCCGCGGTCGCCGTCATTGCAGGCTTGACCTTCCGCGACTACGGGCTCGGTTGGGACGATTACACCCACGCCGAATATGCCGACCTGCTGCTGCGCATGTTCGGTTCCGGCTTCAAGGACAATGCGGCGCTCTCGTTCGCCAATCTCTACATGTATGGCGGCGGTTTCGACATGGTCGCGGCCCTGCTGCACAAGGTCATTCCGCTCGAATTGTTCGAAACGCGCCGTCTCGTCGGCGCCATCGTCGGCGTGATCGGACTCGCCGTGACCTGGCGGCTCGGCCGCCGCATCGGCGGACCGCTCGCAGGCCTCGCCGCGCTGCTCCTGCTCGCGCTTTGCCCGATCTTCTACGGCCACATGTTCATGAACCCGAAGGATGCGCCCTTCGCGGTCGCCATGATCATCCTGATGCTCGGCCTCGTCCGGCTCGCCGAGGAATATCCGCAGCCGTCGCCGCGCACGATCCTGATCGTCGGCTTGGGGGCCGGCCTTTCGCTCGGCTGCCGCGTTCTCGGCGGGCTCGCTTTGGTCTACGCCACGCTCGGCTTCATGCCGCTGCTGCTGGAGGAATTGCGCACCGAAGGTCTGCGCGAGTCCGTTCGCCGCTTCGCCCATGTCGTCTATGTGCTGCTGCCCGGCCTCGTGCTCGGCTACCTCGTGATGGGCCTGATCTGGCCGTGGTCGATCATGGAGCCCGGCAATCCCTTCGAGGCGCTGACCTACTTCTCGCATTTCTTCGAGAAGCCGTGGAAGGAGATGTTCGACGGCGCGATCGTGTCGGTCCCCGACATGCCCTGGTCGTATCTGCCGACGCTGTTCGCGCTGCAGCTGCCCGAGGTGATGCTGGTGCTGATGGGAGGTGCCATCGTCAGCACCTTCGCCATGCTGCCGCGGCGCGAGGTTCCGGCGCGCCGCAAGACCATCCTCCTGATGTTGACGCTGGCTGCGACCCTGCCGCTCGCAATCGCGATGGTGAAGCGCCCGGCGCTCTACAACGGCATCCGACATTTCGTCTTCGTGATCCCGCCGATGGCGGTGCTCGGCGGCGTCGCCTTCGCCTGGACCATGGAGCGCCTGCGCGCCAATCACCGCACCTGGCAGCCGGTCGTGCTCGCCACCTTCTGCTTCGGCCTTGCGCTGTCGCTCGCCGAGATGATCCGGCTGCACCCCTATCAGTACACGCACTTCAACCACATCGCCGGCACCGTGCGCGGCGCCGACGACCGCTTCATGCTGGACTATTGGGGTCTCGCCTTGAAGCAGGCCTCCGACGGATTGCGCGAGCAGCTCGTCGAGCGCCAGGAAGTGCCACCCAGCAACCGCAAATGGAAGGTCGCGGTGTGCGGACCGCAGCGCCCGGCCCAGGTCGCGCTCGGGCCGGACTTCACCATCGGCTGGGATTCCAACGCCGCCGATTTCGCCATGACGCTCGGCGAGTTCTACTGCAAGGGTCTCACCGCGCCGGTCATGGTCGAGATCAAGCGCGACGACGTGGTGTTCGCCCGCGTCTACGACATCCGCGGCCGCGGCATTTCCAGCCTGCTGTCGATCCCGGCGCCGTAA
- a CDS encoding DUF308 domain-containing protein: MNLALLIVGICAALAGLLAIIFGMTIREFSLGGTLIISGTIGVCSGMLLVGLHLVLLELKGIARRLAGAVAPSEVRVRPVLPGLAVPGSVAPEPMPAAAVRAEPAPPPPPPSPPPSPPPWQSEAAARERPRTEAPQQEPEAPTAPEAPRRRNLLFASTSRKERERAEAKSGEAAPPPADATEAPNLPPASFDVAWPKPDRTRPPEPPAAPRRPPPRSPTFAETAPAPAPEPPPAVESAPPVTVLKSGVVDGMAYSLYSDGSIEAQMPEGMMRFASIDELRAHLDQRG; the protein is encoded by the coding sequence ATGAATTTGGCATTGCTGATCGTGGGGATTTGCGCCGCTCTGGCGGGTCTCCTCGCGATCATTTTCGGCATGACGATCAGGGAATTCAGCCTCGGTGGGACTCTCATAATCTCCGGCACCATTGGCGTCTGCTCCGGAATGTTACTGGTCGGCCTGCATCTGGTGCTGCTCGAGCTCAAGGGCATCGCGCGCCGGCTGGCCGGTGCGGTCGCGCCATCCGAGGTTCGGGTCAGGCCCGTGCTGCCGGGCCTCGCCGTGCCTGGCTCGGTCGCGCCCGAGCCGATGCCCGCTGCGGCGGTGAGAGCCGAGCCGGCGCCACCGCCACCGCCCCCAAGTCCGCCCCCAAGTCCGCCGCCATGGCAGAGCGAAGCCGCAGCGCGCGAGCGTCCGCGCACGGAGGCACCGCAGCAGGAGCCGGAAGCCCCGACCGCGCCGGAAGCGCCGCGCCGGCGCAACCTGCTGTTCGCCTCGACCTCGCGCAAGGAGCGCGAGCGCGCGGAGGCGAAATCCGGTGAAGCTGCGCCCCCGCCCGCGGACGCCACTGAGGCCCCGAACCTTCCGCCTGCGAGCTTTGACGTGGCCTGGCCGAAGCCGGACCGTACGCGCCCGCCGGAGCCGCCGGCCGCCCCGCGCCGTCCGCCGCCGCGCTCGCCGACCTTCGCGGAGACCGCTCCGGCACCGGCCCCCGAGCCGCCGCCCGCCGTGGAGTCCGCACCACCCGTGACGGTGCTCAAGTCCGGCGTCGTCGATGGCATGGCCTATTCGCTCTATTCCGATGGTTCCATCGAAGCGCAGATGCCGGAGGGCATGATGCGCTTTGCCTCGATCGACGAGCTCCGCGCCCATCTCGACCAGCGCGGTTGA
- a CDS encoding MucR family transcriptional regulator — protein MSDAGAKNFIELTASIVSAYLSNNPTPAAEIPNLISQVHGALVRVSSGRTETAPLEPAKPAVSLKKSIAPDYLVCLEDGKRFKSLKRHLRTQYNMTPEQYREKWGLPADYPMVAPNYAVARSQLAKQMGLGQQQRKRK, from the coding sequence ATGTCGGATGCGGGGGCGAAGAATTTCATCGAGCTGACCGCGAGCATCGTGTCGGCCTATCTCAGCAACAATCCGACGCCGGCAGCCGAGATTCCGAACCTGATCAGTCAGGTGCATGGCGCCTTGGTGCGGGTCTCGTCAGGCCGCACCGAGACCGCGCCGCTGGAGCCGGCCAAGCCGGCCGTCTCGCTGAAGAAGTCGATCGCGCCCGATTATCTCGTGTGCCTCGAAGACGGCAAGCGCTTCAAGTCGCTGAAGCGCCATCTGCGCACGCAGTACAACATGACGCCGGAGCAATACCGTGAGAAGTGGGGCTTGCCGGCCGACTATCCCATGGTCGCCCCGAACTATGCGGTGGCGCGCTCGCAGCTCGCCAAGCAGATGGGCCTCGGGCAGCAGCAGCGGAAACGGAAGTAG
- a CDS encoding SufE family protein, whose protein sequence is MTTIDDIRDNFELLDEWDDRYRYVIELGRTLEPMPEAEHSAENKVQGCVSQVWLQKLVDRSNGEPVLRYRGDSDAHIVRGLVAIVLALYSGRTPREILDTDAIAVFNEFGFRDHLTPQRSNGLRSMVERIKTDAREALAEAT, encoded by the coding sequence ATGACGACGATCGACGATATCAGGGACAATTTCGAGCTTCTGGACGAGTGGGACGACCGCTACCGGTACGTCATCGAGCTCGGCCGCACTCTGGAACCGATGCCGGAGGCGGAACACTCGGCCGAGAACAAGGTGCAGGGCTGCGTCAGCCAGGTCTGGCTGCAGAAGCTGGTGGACCGCAGCAATGGCGAACCGGTCCTGAGATATCGCGGCGACAGCGACGCCCATATCGTGCGCGGGCTGGTCGCGATCGTGCTCGCGCTGTATTCGGGCCGCACGCCGCGGGAAATCCTCGACACCGACGCGATCGCCGTGTTCAACGAGTTCGGCTTTCGCGACCATCTGACGCCGCAGCGCTCCAATGGCCTGCGCTCGATGGTCGAGCGCATCAAGACCGATGCGAGAGAGGCGCTCGCGGAAGCGACATAG
- a CDS encoding DUF5330 domain-containing protein, translating to MRFLLRITFWLGLVLVLLPRDKTPESDKLPQIGAADAVQAATAAVSDMTQFCKRQPAACEVGGQAATIIGQRAQDGAKKLYQIINDKKEQITNDKNDGGKNDGSKTDNKKAPDHTGSIALAGEGDLAASEAPRDTLTQDDLALEWRGPGPAN from the coding sequence ATGCGCTTTCTGCTTCGCATCACATTCTGGCTCGGGCTGGTGCTGGTGCTCCTGCCGCGGGACAAGACGCCCGAATCGGACAAGCTGCCGCAGATCGGCGCCGCCGATGCGGTGCAGGCTGCGACCGCGGCCGTTTCCGACATGACCCAGTTCTGCAAGCGCCAGCCGGCGGCCTGCGAGGTCGGCGGCCAGGCCGCGACCATCATCGGCCAGCGCGCCCAGGACGGCGCGAAGAAGCTCTATCAGATCATCAACGACAAGAAAGAGCAGATCACCAACGACAAGAACGACGGCGGCAAGAACGACGGCAGCAAGACCGACAACAAGAAGGCGCCCGACCATACCGGCTCGATCGCGCTGGCCGGCGAAGGCGATCTTGCAGCGAGCGAGGCGCCGCGCGATACCCTGACCCAGGACGATCTTGCGCTCGAATGGCGCGGACCGGGGCCGGCGAATTAG
- a CDS encoding PAS domain-containing sensor histidine kinase — translation MTVLSIIRDCLDALLHPSARYDALMRARHRAFMAPRLLGSLAAFAAFPVYLAMRGAPSAIEVAAFAWLIAPIMLSWFLSRTGRYEGAHVLSSLALAGLIMAVAITTGGIESFAAVWLIVVPLEAALSASRRVAAFASLLALSCVGMLILVSQLGWLPVAEPSAAERGVLMAFGVASATLYAAGVAFGAESLARASVALLSREEERYRLLARNMSDVISRHQRNGAVQFISPAVEAMLGMQVAQLLGYGLFDRVHVADRPAYLTALSDAARGEVRSVEFRLRREPVGSERGQVDFIWVEMRCRPLDQDGARDVTCEAEVVAVMRDVTDRKLFEQALDQARSAAEAADAAKTRFLATMSHELRTPLNAIIGFSEMIAQEQSLMLGAAQRKEYAQLINDSGQHLLSVVNGILDMSKMESGTFEIASEPFAPRASLLHCCNLLALKARENGIDLITDAPQDLPVMTGDPRAFKQIVLNLVANAIKFTERGGQVCVSAAVSGSQLTLRISDTGVGIAPDDLKRIGAPFFQTGTTYQRRHEGTGLGLSIVKSLVALHLGELTVQSRLGEGTAVTVKLPLVYTPPQVKPAERKIATLTPALRQDIQDHVHDQSQDQPALVKKSA, via the coding sequence GTGACAGTTTTGAGTATCATCCGCGATTGTCTCGATGCACTGCTGCATCCCTCCGCGCGCTACGATGCGCTGATGCGCGCACGCCATCGCGCCTTCATGGCACCGCGGCTGCTCGGCAGCCTCGCCGCCTTCGCCGCGTTCCCGGTCTATCTCGCCATGCGCGGCGCGCCGAGCGCGATCGAGGTCGCGGCCTTCGCTTGGCTGATCGCGCCGATCATGTTGTCCTGGTTCCTGTCGCGCACCGGCCGCTACGAGGGCGCGCATGTGCTGTCGTCGCTGGCGCTCGCCGGCCTGATCATGGCCGTCGCCATCACGACGGGCGGCATCGAATCCTTCGCCGCAGTCTGGCTGATCGTGGTTCCGCTCGAAGCTGCGCTGTCGGCTTCGCGCCGCGTCGCGGCTTTCGCCTCGCTGCTCGCGCTGTCCTGCGTCGGAATGCTGATCCTGGTCAGCCAGCTCGGCTGGCTGCCGGTGGCGGAGCCGAGCGCGGCCGAGCGCGGCGTGCTGATGGCCTTCGGCGTTGCGTCCGCGACCCTTTATGCCGCCGGCGTCGCCTTCGGCGCGGAATCGCTCGCGCGCGCCAGCGTTGCGCTCTTGTCGCGCGAGGAGGAGCGTTACCGCCTGCTGGCGCGCAACATGAGCGATGTCATCTCGCGGCATCAGCGCAACGGTGCGGTGCAGTTCATCTCGCCGGCGGTGGAGGCCATGCTCGGCATGCAGGTGGCGCAACTGCTCGGCTACGGCCTGTTCGACCGCGTCCACGTCGCCGATCGGCCGGCCTATCTCACGGCACTGTCGGACGCCGCGCGCGGCGAGGTGCGCAGCGTCGAGTTCAGGCTGCGGCGCGAGCCTGTCGGCTCCGAGCGCGGTCAGGTCGATTTCATCTGGGTCGAGATGCGCTGCCGCCCGCTCGACCAGGACGGGGCGCGTGACGTCACGTGCGAAGCCGAAGTCGTCGCCGTGATGCGCGATGTCACCGACCGCAAGCTTTTCGAGCAGGCACTGGACCAGGCGCGTAGCGCCGCCGAGGCGGCCGATGCCGCCAAGACGCGTTTCCTCGCCACCATGAGCCACGAGCTGCGCACGCCGCTCAATGCCATCATCGGCTTCTCCGAGATGATCGCGCAGGAGCAGAGCCTGATGCTGGGTGCGGCCCAGCGCAAGGAATACGCCCAGCTGATCAACGATTCCGGCCAGCACCTGCTGTCGGTCGTCAACGGCATCCTGGACATGTCGAAGATGGAATCGGGCACTTTCGAGATCGCGTCCGAGCCGTTCGCACCGCGCGCCTCGCTGCTCCATTGCTGCAATCTGCTGGCGCTGAAGGCGCGGGAGAACGGCATCGACCTGATCACCGATGCGCCGCAGGACCTGCCCGTCATGACCGGCGATCCCAGGGCCTTCAAGCAGATCGTGCTCAACCTCGTCGCCAACGCTATCAAGTTCACCGAGCGCGGCGGTCAGGTCTGCGTATCGGCCGCGGTGTCCGGCTCGCAGCTGACGCTGCGCATCAGCGACACCGGCGTCGGCATCGCGCCCGACGATCTCAAGCGCATCGGCGCGCCGTTCTTCCAGACCGGCACGACCTATCAGCGCCGTCACGAGGGCACCGGCCTTGGACTTTCGATCGTGAAGAGCCTCGTGGCGTTGCATCTCGGAGAATTGACGGTACAAAGCCGGTTGGGCGAGGGCACGGCCGTCACCGTCAAGCTGCCGCTCGTCTACACGCCGCCGCAAGTCAAGCCGGCCGAGCGCAAGATCGCGACGCTGACGCCGGCGCTGCGCCAGGATATTCAAGACCACGTTCACGACCAGTCCCAGGACCAACCCGCTCTGGTGAAGAAAAGTGCCTAA
- a CDS encoding peptidoglycan-binding domain-containing protein, whose protein sequence is MPKKSAKDEAAPRRRGAKAEVKAAVIDVETERNLVMRVLLHSPKDTLAGLVAVAAIAAIVANALFLQTGRHPAPMFGTVINLPAPSSVPLSNPIPRPRPVGADTSPLELRATEFRVEPKPAEPKPAERAAEKPVEATASTRSNDPMTNLVKATTSTPPAAVRPPAPIPVQSPAARRIAGVQRALSEYGYGNLKITGSMSGETQAAIQKFEREHKMQVTGQVSDRLLRELAAAIGHPVE, encoded by the coding sequence GTGCCTAAGAAGTCTGCCAAGGATGAAGCCGCTCCGCGCCGCCGTGGTGCCAAAGCTGAGGTCAAGGCTGCGGTCATTGATGTCGAGACCGAGCGCAACCTTGTGATGCGCGTGCTGCTGCACAGCCCCAAGGACACGCTGGCGGGCCTCGTCGCCGTCGCCGCGATCGCCGCGATCGTCGCCAATGCGCTGTTCCTCCAGACCGGCCGGCACCCCGCGCCGATGTTCGGCACGGTGATCAATCTTCCCGCGCCGTCCTCCGTGCCGCTGTCGAATCCCATACCGCGTCCGCGCCCCGTCGGCGCCGATACCTCGCCGCTCGAGCTGCGCGCGACCGAGTTCCGCGTCGAGCCCAAGCCTGCCGAGCCCAAGCCTGCCGAGCGTGCTGCCGAAAAGCCGGTCGAGGCGACCGCCTCGACGCGCTCCAACGATCCGATGACCAATCTGGTCAAGGCGACGACCTCGACGCCGCCCGCGGCCGTGCGTCCGCCGGCGCCGATCCCGGTGCAAAGCCCGGCCGCACGCCGCATTGCCGGCGTGCAGCGCGCGCTGTCCGAATACGGCTACGGCAATCTGAAGATCACGGGCAGCATGAGCGGCGAGACCCAGGCCGCAATCCAGAAGTTCGAGCGCGAGCACAAGATGCAGGTCACCGGGCAGGTCTCGGACCGGCTGCTGCGCGAGCTCGCCGCTGCGATCGGCCACCCGGTCGAATGA
- a CDS encoding DUF1491 family protein produces the protein MRLKSNIWVAAYLRRCQTEGVFGAVRRRGAEEAGAVFVKVSLLDGNAMLYAPAPQTVYDDGRPVDRFFVPVAPQPLPEHTIEERLTKEIRFDPDAWIVETEDRAGRHFLELAKT, from the coding sequence ATGCGTTTGAAATCCAACATATGGGTGGCGGCTTACTTGCGCCGCTGCCAGACCGAGGGCGTGTTCGGCGCCGTGCGGCGTCGCGGTGCCGAGGAGGCGGGCGCGGTGTTCGTCAAGGTGTCGCTGCTCGACGGCAATGCGATGCTGTACGCGCCGGCGCCGCAGACCGTCTATGACGACGGCCGGCCCGTCGACCGCTTCTTCGTGCCGGTCGCGCCGCAGCCTCTGCCGGAGCACACGATCGAGGAGCGGCTGACCAAGGAAATCCGCTTCGATCCGGACGCCTGGATCGTCGAGACCGAGGACCGCGCCGGGCGGCATTTTCTGGAATTGGCGAAGACGTAA
- a CDS encoding DUF2336 domain-containing protein gives MTKSLFPGFDGLMSLSRREGVDVRPTLLRVLTDLYVQTSTHSDDEQRQFVELATRLIDQVDDATRAAVKARLAVYPQTPVPVLQKLGLVATQEGRRVPLAREIPAPPRAPAPARMPTEAEQRMAANMAMQPKEAAEIHDMFFRAGASERALILHNLAQTPLKAAPRIPTVRAKRAIQILEMAAIAGDIENFTFELGDSLILPSRVAAQIVDDEGGEALAIAARALDMPSPVFQRILLFFKPEIGTSVNAVYRLSRLYDRLAERSALVMLAAWRGSTLAVTRAKHQSALHDGERQRARAGASQPRPGVQPGSSPTVRTGTGSSDR, from the coding sequence ATGACCAAGTCGCTGTTTCCCGGATTCGACGGGCTGATGTCCCTGTCCCGTCGCGAAGGTGTCGATGTCCGCCCGACTCTTCTGCGCGTGCTGACCGACCTTTACGTCCAGACGAGCACCCACAGCGACGACGAGCAGCGGCAATTCGTCGAGCTTGCCACGCGGCTGATCGACCAGGTCGACGATGCGACGCGCGCGGCCGTCAAGGCGCGCCTCGCAGTCTATCCGCAGACGCCCGTCCCGGTCCTGCAGAAGCTCGGCCTGGTCGCGACCCAGGAAGGCCGCAGGGTTCCATTGGCCCGGGAGATCCCCGCTCCGCCGCGCGCGCCTGCTCCAGCGCGCATGCCGACCGAGGCCGAGCAGCGCATGGCCGCCAACATGGCGATGCAGCCGAAGGAGGCGGCCGAGATCCACGACATGTTCTTCCGCGCCGGCGCCAGCGAGCGCGCGCTGATCCTGCACAATCTGGCGCAGACCCCGCTGAAGGCCGCCCCCCGGATTCCGACCGTGCGCGCCAAGCGCGCGATCCAGATCCTGGAGATGGCGGCGATCGCGGGCGACATCGAAAACTTCACCTTCGAGCTCGGCGACAGCCTGATCCTGCCCTCGCGCGTCGCAGCCCAGATCGTCGACGATGAAGGTGGCGAGGCACTTGCGATCGCCGCGCGCGCGCTCGACATGCCGAGCCCGGTGTTCCAGCGCATCCTGTTGTTCTTCAAGCCGGAGATCGGAACCTCCGTGAACGCCGTGTATCGGTTGTCGCGGCTCTACGACCGTCTTGCCGAGCGATCGGCGCTGGTGATGCTGGCGGCCTGGCGCGGCTCGACGCTCGCGGTCACCCGCGCGAAGCATCAGTCGGCGCTGCATGACGGCGAACGTCAGCGCGCCCGCGCCGGCGCGAGCCAGCCGCGGCCGGGCGTGCAGCCCGGGTCCAGCCCAACGGTGCGGACGGGGACTGGTTCGTCGGATCGCTGA